Within the Candidatus Tanganyikabacteria bacterium genome, the region GCCTTTCCGAAGTCCCGGCGGTTGAAGGTGACAATGGCCGACGCCCGCCCGTTGACCGCCGCCTCGAGCACCAGATCATCGGCCGGATCTCGCAACTGCGGGCGCCAGGTGTAGTGGGACTCGATCGGTCTCGCAATAGCCAGCACGGCGTCGACGAACACCCTCACTTCCTGCTCGTCGAGCCCGGCGGCCTGCCCGTGCTCCGGCTGCAGGCACGTCGCCTCGTACTCGAGTGCCAGGGCGACATTGACGAGCACGACGATCGTGTCCGCCCGGGCAAGACGTAACAACTCCGCGGACGCGCCAGCCGGGCTCCTCAGCGCCGCCACCACGACGTTGGTGTCGAGCACGCATCTCACTTGCGAATGGTATCACATCATATGTGATATGAGAATCCCCGGTGTCCGAGCGCCATCTGGGCGCCCTGGGCCACTTCCGCCGCACGAGTCACCACCTCTCCCTCACAGGAGCCCGTCTGCTGCCCCGGACTTGACAGCCGGATCAAGGCGGGTGCCCGGCGACTCCTGGCAGCGCTTTCAGCGCTTGAGCGCGCCCCACGGGATGATCTCGACATCCGACCAGCGCCGGGCGTCGTCCCCGCCGTAGACAAGCCTGAGCTCGATCGGGCGGTGCTCTCCCGCGTCACGCATGCGGCGGGCCAGTCGGCCCAGGGGTGCGAGGAGATCGGAGCCGACCGTGGCACCTGATT harbors:
- a CDS encoding putative toxin-antitoxin system toxin component, PIN family; this encodes MRCVLDTNVVVAALRSPAGASAELLRLARADTIVVLVNVALALEYEATCLQPEHGQAAGLDEQEVRVFVDAVLAIARPIESHYTWRPQLRDPADDLVLEAAVNGRASAIVTFNRRDFGKAPQRFGIDVLTPAETIRRISR